Part of the Lolium rigidum isolate FL_2022 chromosome 6, APGP_CSIRO_Lrig_0.1, whole genome shotgun sequence genome, AACGACAAATCAAGGAAATGATTGCACAGGGGATCATCAAGCCTAGCCAATCTCCGTTTGCTTCCCCAGTGCTATTGGTGAAAAAGAAAGACGGCACATGGCGGTTTTGTGTGGATTACCGACAGCTCAATGCGGTGACAGTAAAAGACCGGTACCCTATGCCCATCGTCGATGAGCTTCTAGATGAACTATCTGGAGCGCAATTCTTCACAAAATTGGACTTGCGCTCAGGGTATCACCAAATCCGTGTGCGAGCAGAGGACGAGGGGAAGACCGCGTTCAAAACGCACGGCGGCCACTATGAATTTCGTGTCATGCCGTTTGGGCTCACATCAGCGCCGGCGACATTCCAGGCAGCGATGAATACGATATTCGCACAGGTGATTCGGAAATTCGTGCTCGTATTCGTGGATGATGTGCTCGTATACAGTCAGAATCTGAGCGAGCACCGAAGACACTTGGAAGTAGTATTCCAGATCCTGGAGCAGAACAAATTGTTTCTCAAGAGGAGTAAGTGTTCATTTGCACAGCGATctctggaatatctaggacacataATCAGCGCCAAAGGGGTAGCTACTGACCCAGCGAAGATTGCGGCGGTTCAATACTGGCCACAACCACGCACCATCAAGCAACTACGAGGCTTCTTGGGATTGGCGGGGTACTACCGAAAATTTATCCGCCAATTTGGGGTGATTGCTAGGCCACTGACAGCCTTGCTGAAGAAAAATGTACCATTTGCTTGGTCCCCAGTGGTGAATGACGCCTTTCTGTCCCTAAAAAATGCATTGGTGCAAGCTCCGGTGCTAGCACTGCCGGATTTCCAACGAGAGTTCATACTTGAGACGGATGCTTCTGCAACGGGGGTTGGTGCGGTGCTGATGCAGAAAGGACACCCCATTGCCTTTCTAAGCAAAGCATTGGGTCCTAAAAACCAGTCCCTGTCCATTTACGATAAAGAATGCTTGGCGATTCTCTTGGCAATCGAGAAATGGAAAACTTACCTCCAAAGATGGGGCGTTTGTTATACATACTGACCAACGGAGCCTAATCCATTTGGGGGACCACAAATTCAATACGAAGATACAACAGAAGGCATTCTTCAGGCTTTTGGGACTGCAGTACAAGATAATTTACAAAAAAGGAGTGACAAATCTAGCGGCGGATGCCTTGTCTCGACGACCGCACCAAGTGTGCGCCATCTCAGCAGCTCGTCCACGGTGGATGGAAATTGTGCTGGAAGGGTACATGAAGGATGAGAAAACAAAGCAACTGTACACAGAATTGAGCATTCATAGCCAGAATGACCAAGGGTTCACATTGACTGACGGTGTGATAAAACACAATGGCAAAATTTGGTTGGGATCCCACACTGAAGCACAACATGCAGATCGACTGCCCTACACAGCAGTGGTCTGGGAGGGCACTCTGGCGCTTTAGCAACTTATCACAGAATTAAACAACTTTTTTCGTGGGGAGGGATGAAGCAAGATGTGATCAGATATGTGCAGCGGTGCACCATCTGTCAACAGGCAAAGAGTGAACGCACTAAACTGCCAGGTAAACTACAACCACTGCCTATTCCTCCTGAAGCATGGCATTCGGTTGGGATGGATTTCATTGAAGGGCTACCAGTGTCTGGGAAATTTGACACCATTCTTGTGGTCGTCGATAAATTAACCAAGTTTGGACACTTCATTCCATTGCGGCACCCATTCAATGCAGCCACTGTTGCACAACTATTTGTTGACAATGTGTACTGTCATCACAGCATGCCCCAGGTTATCATTTCAGACAGGGACAAGATTTTTATTAGCAGCTTCTGGCAGAATCTCTTTCGATTGGCTGAGACAACAATGAACATGAGTTCGTCATACCATCCTCAAACCGATGGGCAGACAGAAAGATTGAATCAATGCCTGGAAACATATCTCAGATGTTTGGTTCATGCAAATCCAAAACAGTGGGCACGATGGCTTCCTTTAGCAGCTTATTGGTACAACACATCATATCATTCAGCATTGGGCAGGTCTCCATTCGAGGTGTTGTATGGCCGCAAGCCACGACACTTTGGTTTCGTGAACACTGAACCAACGGGCAACGCGGATCTGGATAGTTGGCTAAAGGAACGGTCAGAGATGATGCCCCTTATTAGGCAGCACCTGGAGCGTGCACAAAAGCGCATGAAGGCGCAGGCAGACAAAAACAGAATGGAAAGATCCTTCCAAGTGGGAGACTGGGTGTACTTGAGGTTACAACCCTATGTACAGGTGTCTGTAGCAAATCGAACATCTCAGAAATTGGGATTCAAATTCTTTGGACCGTATCAGGTGCTGAGTAAAGTGGGGAATGTATCATATAAACTACAGCTACCAGAGTCAGCGCGCATTCACCCGGTGGTACATGTTTCTCAATTGAAGAAAGCACTGAAGCCGGATGAAAAAGTAAGTTCTGATCTTCCTATAGCTCTCATGGATATTTCTTTAGTGGTGCAACCATTACGCATCTGCGAGGAAAGGCTGGTTCGCAAAGGCCACAAGCAAGTGCCACAGGTCCAGGTGCAGTGGTCACATATGCCAGCAACATGTCGAACCTGGGAGCCATTGTACGCCATCGTCAATGCCTATCCACAGGCACCAGCTTGGGGTCAAGCCGGTACTCCAGGAGGGGGTATTGTCACGCTCCGCTACCTACCTGAAGCTGTCAAGAACAAGAGACGGACGGATGAGCGCGAAAGGATAAGAAAGGCCCATGAGTTAATCAGGAAGGAGGCCCATGCGCAGCCCAGCTGAGCGTCGGCGTCGGGTGTGTTATGAGGACACGCTTTCGACCTGTGAGGACAGACAATTGTAATCAAACATTACATCCCTGTGGGacttctctcttcttcctcctcgcgacCTAGTCGCTGATTCCCCTCTCCCAGCGTGACGCTGTGGAAATTGTACCAAATTATCCTGTTGAGCGTATGAATTGAGCGAGTAACCTCACAATTTCATTGGTTTCTTGGAGCCCATGGGTTGTTTTTTACAACATGTTTTGGACATGGCTTCCCCTTCACTCTGTCAAATGGTCAAGGATGGGATCAAAAAGAGATTTGAAACTGAGGTTGTGCCGGACGGTGAAAATGATGCTAGTGCATAGTAGAACTTGGAAGGCTTCAACAGCACGACAGGCAGGGGCGaagaaagatgtagcttcaaactgACGCGCCACGCGGGaagcagaaaagaaaagaaaccacACGTCGTCAACTTGCTCGATCGCTCCCGCCACCTTCCCACCAAGTCACCAACCATCTCCAAAACCGCATCTACCCACCCGCGCGCACGCAATCTCGCCCAGATCCCTCCGTCCGCCCCCACGGCAGCGATGGAAGTGAAGCTCCACACGGCACGCACCCTCGTCGGCCGCctgcgcggcgcggcggccgtgCGGGACGCggccgccacggccgccgccgtcgccgagctcCGCCGCGCCTCCAAGGACGACCCGGAGGTCCGCGCGCCGCTGGCCGACGCGGGCGCCGTGCCCTACCTCGCGTCCCAGCTCACCTCCCCCTCCACGTCCGCCtccgccgaggacgccgccgccgcgctgctcaACATCTCCATCTCGGCCCGGGAGCAGCTCATGTCCGCCCCCGGCATCCTCGACGCGCTCGCGGCCGCCATGCGGGCGGAGGAGTACGCGGCGGCgcaccacgccgccgccaccgtcgccagcCTCCTCTGCGTCGACGCCTACCGCCCCATCATCGGCGCGaaacggcccctcctcgcggccctCGTCGCCCTCCTCCGCGGCTCCGGGCGGGGCACGCGCGCCACCAAGGACGCCCTCAAGGCGCTCTTCGGCGTCGCGCTGTACCCGCTCAACCGGGCGGCCCTCGTCGAGCTCGGCGCCGTGCGGGCGCTCTTCGCGCTCGTGATGACGGACGGGCGGACCGGGATCGTGGAGGACGCCACGGCCGTCGTCGCGCAGGTGGCCGGGTGCGCCGAGAGCCTGGCCGCCTTCGCGGGGGTGTCCGGGGTGCGGATCCTCGTCGACCTCGTGGAGTCCGGCGGCGCCGCGACCGGGAGGGCCAGGGAGAACGCGGCGTCCGCGCTGCTCAACCTCGTCATGGCCGGCGGCGAGCGGGCCGTCGCGCAGGTGCTGGCGgtgggcggcgcggaggaggccgTCAGGGAGCTCGCGGAGGACGGCGAGGCCAGCCCCAGGGGGAAGGCCAAGGCCGGGTCCCTGCTGCGCGCGctggaggagggcgccgccgtcgTCAAGCGGCAGCGGGAGCACCGGTTCGCCGACTTCCTCAACGGGCTGGTGCACTCGGACCCCTActtctcgtcgccgtcgccggcgtcgGCCACCGCGCACGACGACGGCTCACGTGTCACGCTTGGTTGACCTCCATCGTGTCTAATTTCCACACGACTACCATGTCGTATTGGTTGATGAGTTTGATGTAAATACAACTAGTAGTATAATACACTGATTGGTGATTGGTGCTTGAGGAGATCCTTGTGCAGTTTCACAGGAAATTTCGGCGGATCTTGACCAAACTACTTGTCTTGTTTGAGTGAGTTTTAAATTCTTAATATGCTGATAAACTAGTTAAGTTCCGGATGCCATCATCGACGACGTACTAGGAGATCTTCACTTGCAATATCTTTTTATTTATC contains:
- the LOC124659434 gene encoding protein spotted leaf 11-like, whose amino-acid sequence is MEVKLHTARTLVGRLRGAAAVRDAAATAAAVAELRRASKDDPEVRAPLADAGAVPYLASQLTSPSTSASAEDAAAALLNISISAREQLMSAPGILDALAAAMRAEEYAAAHHAAATVASLLCVDAYRPIIGAKRPLLAALVALLRGSGRGTRATKDALKALFGVALYPLNRAALVELGAVRALFALVMTDGRTGIVEDATAVVAQVAGCAESLAAFAGVSGVRILVDLVESGGAATGRARENAASALLNLVMAGGERAVAQVLAVGGAEEAVRELAEDGEASPRGKAKAGSLLRALEEGAAVVKRQREHRFADFLNGLVHSDPYFSSPSPASATAHDDGSRVTLG